The Streptomyces sp. HUAS CB01 genome has a segment encoding these proteins:
- a CDS encoding GNAT family N-acetyltransferase encodes MRIRPAEPCELPLLQDIERAAGEPFRSVGMAAVADDDPPPLGELERYRRSGGLWVTETGDGRPVAYLLTEPVDGAAHIEQLSVHPDVARRGLGRELIDHLAAVATDDGLCALTLTTFTEVPWNAPYYTRLGFRTLGEDELTEGLRNIRKAEAVHGLDRWPRVCMRRPL; translated from the coding sequence ATGCGCATCCGACCGGCCGAACCCTGCGAACTCCCGCTCCTCCAGGACATCGAGCGGGCCGCCGGCGAGCCCTTCCGCTCCGTCGGAATGGCCGCGGTCGCGGACGACGACCCCCCGCCGCTCGGGGAACTGGAGCGGTACCGGAGGTCCGGCGGCCTGTGGGTGACCGAGACGGGGGACGGCCGGCCCGTGGCGTATCTGCTCACCGAGCCCGTGGACGGCGCCGCACACATCGAGCAGCTGTCCGTCCACCCGGACGTCGCACGGCGCGGCCTCGGCCGGGAACTGATCGACCATCTGGCCGCTGTGGCGACGGACGACGGACTGTGCGCGCTCACCCTCACCACGTTCACCGAAGTGCCGTGGAACGCCCCCTACTACACCCGTCTCGGCTTCCGCACCCTCGGCGAGGACGAACTCACCGAGGGGCTGAGGAACATCCGGAAGGCCGAAGCCGTGCACGGGCTGGACCGCTGGCCCCGCGTGTGCATGCGGCGCCCTCTGTGA
- the gcl gene encoding glyoxylate carboligase has translation MPRMTAARAAVEILKREGVSHAFGVPGAAINPFYKALKEGGGIDHTLARHVEGASHMAEGYTRANPGNIGVCIGTSGPAGTDMITGLYSAIGDSIPILCITGQAPTHVIHKEDFQAVDIASIAKPVTKAATTVLEAAQVPGVFQQAFHLMRSGRPGPVLIDLPIDVQLTEIEFDPETYEPLPVWKPAATRAQIEKALSFLLEAERPLIVAGGGIINADASDLLVEFAEITGTPVIPTLMGWGTVPDDHELNAGMVGLQTSHRYGNANFLESDFVLGIGNRWANRHTGYRLDVYTRGRKFVHVDIEPTQIGKIFAPDYGITSDAGAALELFVEVAKELKAAGRLPDRSAWAASTQERRATLQRRTHFDDIPMKPQRVYEEMNKVFGPETRYVTTIGLSQIAGAQMLHVYRPRHWINCGQAGPLGWTIPAALGAATADPETPVVALSGDYDFQFLIEELAVGAQHRIPYVHVLVNNSYLGLIRQAQLGLDIDFQVNLEFENINSPELGVYGVDHVKVAEGLGCKAIRVTDPGELGAAFEQARKLAAEHRVPVVVEAILERITNIAMSRTADISDVTEFEEIATEPGHAPTAILPLKS, from the coding sequence ATGCCTCGTATGACCGCCGCCCGAGCGGCTGTTGAGATCCTCAAGCGTGAAGGCGTCAGCCACGCGTTCGGTGTGCCGGGCGCGGCGATCAACCCCTTCTACAAGGCCCTGAAGGAGGGTGGCGGCATCGACCACACCCTCGCCCGCCACGTCGAGGGCGCCTCGCACATGGCCGAGGGCTACACCCGCGCCAACCCGGGCAACATCGGTGTCTGCATCGGTACGTCGGGTCCCGCCGGCACCGACATGATCACCGGTCTGTACTCCGCGATCGGTGACTCGATTCCGATCCTGTGCATCACCGGACAGGCGCCGACGCACGTGATCCACAAGGAGGACTTCCAGGCCGTCGACATCGCGTCGATCGCCAAGCCGGTCACCAAGGCCGCCACGACCGTCCTGGAGGCGGCACAGGTTCCCGGCGTCTTCCAGCAGGCCTTCCATCTGATGCGCTCCGGCCGCCCCGGCCCGGTCCTCATCGACCTGCCGATCGACGTCCAGCTCACCGAGATCGAGTTCGACCCCGAGACGTACGAGCCGCTGCCGGTCTGGAAGCCCGCCGCGACCCGCGCCCAGATCGAGAAGGCGCTCTCCTTCCTCCTGGAAGCCGAGCGTCCGCTGATCGTCGCGGGCGGCGGCATCATCAACGCCGACGCCTCCGACCTGCTGGTCGAGTTCGCCGAGATCACCGGCACCCCGGTCATCCCGACCCTGATGGGCTGGGGCACCGTCCCCGACGACCACGAGCTCAACGCCGGCATGGTCGGCCTCCAGACCTCCCACCGCTACGGCAACGCGAACTTCCTGGAGTCCGACTTCGTCCTCGGTATCGGCAACCGCTGGGCCAACCGCCACACCGGCTACAGGCTCGACGTCTACACCCGCGGACGGAAGTTCGTCCACGTCGACATCGAGCCCACCCAGATCGGCAAGATCTTCGCGCCCGACTACGGCATCACCTCGGACGCCGGGGCCGCGCTCGAGCTCTTCGTGGAAGTCGCCAAGGAGCTGAAGGCGGCCGGAAGGCTGCCCGACCGCTCCGCGTGGGCCGCCTCCACGCAGGAGCGCCGGGCCACGCTGCAGCGTCGTACGCACTTCGACGACATCCCCATGAAGCCGCAGCGCGTCTACGAGGAGATGAACAAGGTCTTCGGCCCGGAGACGCGCTACGTCACCACCATCGGGCTCTCCCAGATCGCCGGCGCGCAGATGCTGCACGTCTACCGGCCCCGACACTGGATCAACTGCGGCCAGGCCGGGCCCCTGGGCTGGACCATCCCGGCCGCCCTGGGCGCGGCCACCGCCGACCCCGAGACCCCCGTCGTCGCCCTCTCCGGCGACTACGACTTCCAGTTCCTGATCGAGGAGCTGGCGGTCGGCGCGCAGCACAGGATCCCCTACGTCCACGTCCTCGTGAACAACTCCTATCTGGGGCTGATCCGTCAGGCGCAGCTCGGCCTGGACATCGACTTCCAGGTCAACCTGGAGTTCGAGAACATCAACTCACCCGAGCTCGGCGTCTACGGGGTCGACCACGTCAAGGTCGCCGAGGGCCTGGGCTGCAAGGCGATCCGCGTCACCGACCCGGGCGAACTGGGCGCGGCCTTCGAGCAGGCCAGGAAGCTGGCCGCCGAGCACCGGGTGCCGGTCGTCGTCGAGGCGATCCTGGAGCGGATCACCAACATCGCGATGAGCCGGACCGCGGACATCAGCGACGTCACCGAGTTCGAGGAGATCGCGACCGAGCCGGGCCACGCGCCCACGGCGATCCTGCCGCTCAAGAGCTGA
- a CDS encoding glycosyltransferase 87 family protein: protein MTSRRTAVTVLLLAGLVAVLVGTVRADDYHSAPGRLSLWYAAAWLVFAAALWTLRKAPARTAVVLVMAGSVAVAATGLVAPPRTSTDSYRYAWDGRVQAAGTSPYDHVPAAPELAPLRDAWLFPEGRAACAGPDRAPVGDGVCTRINRPRVNTVYPPVAEGYFLLVEALSPEGARHKPLQTGGALLSVATAAALLLVLRRRGAPWRAAYWAWCPAVPVEAVNNAHVDVLGVLFSVAALAAVVRHRAAGGALLGVAVATKLLPAVLVPGALSGVRRARDALAVLLPAACVVAVLYLPYVLVSRGSVLGFLGGYVREEGYDDASARNRYALLRLLLPDDWTFPVVAAAMLAVVAYVVLRGDPEQPWSGALVVTGTAFLLLTPGYSWYALLVVALVALDGRGEWLGIAVAGAARYVTGRAFPGDADTVGTIAYATAAAAVLAGWALRRRTARGRPSGTRPGRPAPAEPSGNTGRSA from the coding sequence ATGACCAGCCGCCGCACCGCCGTGACCGTCCTGCTCCTCGCCGGCCTCGTCGCCGTACTCGTCGGCACCGTGCGCGCGGACGACTACCACTCCGCCCCCGGGCGGCTGTCCCTGTGGTACGCGGCCGCCTGGCTGGTCTTCGCGGCAGCTCTGTGGACGCTGCGGAAGGCACCCGCCCGGACGGCGGTGGTGCTGGTCATGGCCGGCTCGGTCGCCGTCGCCGCCACGGGTCTGGTCGCACCGCCGCGCACCAGCACCGACTCCTACCGGTACGCCTGGGACGGCCGGGTGCAGGCGGCCGGGACCTCTCCGTACGACCACGTCCCCGCGGCTCCCGAGCTCGCCCCGCTGCGGGACGCCTGGCTCTTCCCCGAGGGGCGTGCCGCCTGCGCCGGGCCCGACCGTGCGCCCGTGGGCGACGGCGTGTGCACCCGGATCAACCGGCCCCGGGTGAACACCGTCTACCCGCCCGTGGCAGAGGGCTACTTCCTCCTGGTCGAGGCCCTGTCGCCCGAGGGCGCGCGGCACAAGCCGCTGCAGACCGGAGGGGCACTGCTCTCGGTCGCCACCGCGGCCGCGCTGCTGCTGGTGCTGCGTCGCCGCGGTGCGCCGTGGAGAGCCGCCTACTGGGCCTGGTGCCCGGCGGTGCCCGTCGAGGCCGTGAACAACGCCCACGTCGACGTCCTCGGCGTGCTCTTCTCCGTCGCAGCCCTGGCGGCCGTCGTCCGGCACAGGGCGGCGGGCGGGGCCCTGCTGGGGGTGGCCGTCGCCACGAAGCTGCTGCCCGCCGTGCTGGTTCCGGGCGCGCTGTCCGGTGTGCGGCGCGCCCGGGACGCCCTGGCCGTGCTGCTGCCGGCGGCCTGCGTCGTCGCCGTGCTCTACCTGCCGTACGTGCTGGTCTCGCGGGGCTCGGTCCTCGGTTTCCTCGGCGGCTACGTCCGGGAGGAGGGCTACGACGACGCCTCCGCCAGGAACCGGTACGCGCTTCTGCGCCTGCTCCTGCCGGACGACTGGACGTTCCCGGTCGTGGCCGCGGCGATGCTGGCCGTCGTGGCGTACGTGGTCCTCCGCGGGGATCCGGAGCAGCCGTGGAGCGGCGCGCTGGTGGTCACGGGGACCGCCTTCCTGCTCCTGACCCCCGGCTATTCCTGGTACGCCCTGCTCGTCGTCGCCCTGGTCGCCCTCGACGGCCGCGGGGAATGGCTGGGCATCGCCGTCGCGGGAGCGGCGAGGTACGTCACCGGCCGGGCGTTCCCCGGGGACGCCGACACCGTGGGCACCATCGCCTACGCGACGGCGGCGGCCGCGGTCCTCGCCGGGTGGGCCCTGCGGAGGCGGACCGCCCGCGGCCGCCCGTCCGGGACGCGTCCGGGTCGTCCGGCCCCCGCGGAGCCGTCGGGAAACACCGGGAGGAGCGCCTGA
- a CDS encoding methyltransferase domain-containing protein — MTATAWQADPYTDALRTGRGPLFLRRRDGWLLPLEVERWCEGPDFADRTVLGRCHGPVLDIGCGPGRLVVALEARGRRVLGIDVSPEAVARTVRAGGTALLRSVFEPVPEEGRWETALLIDGNVGIGGDPAALMRRAAEVTAPGAVLIAETSAEDEDADERVEVTVVNGRGERGAPFPWARLGARALREHAAGAGWTAARQWTTAGRSFVELRGPAQRRGT; from the coding sequence ATGACGGCGACCGCGTGGCAGGCCGACCCCTACACGGACGCGCTGCGCACCGGGCGCGGTCCGCTCTTCCTGCGTCGCCGGGACGGGTGGCTCCTGCCCCTGGAGGTGGAACGCTGGTGCGAGGGGCCGGACTTCGCCGACCGGACCGTGCTCGGACGGTGCCACGGGCCTGTGCTGGACATCGGCTGCGGTCCCGGACGGCTCGTCGTCGCACTCGAGGCACGCGGGCGACGCGTACTCGGCATCGACGTCAGTCCGGAGGCGGTCGCCCGTACGGTCCGGGCCGGCGGCACCGCCCTGCTCCGCTCGGTCTTCGAACCGGTGCCCGAAGAGGGCCGCTGGGAGACGGCGCTGCTGATCGACGGCAACGTCGGCATCGGAGGGGACCCGGCCGCGCTCATGCGGCGTGCGGCCGAAGTCACCGCGCCCGGCGCGGTGCTGATAGCCGAGACCTCCGCCGAGGACGAGGACGCCGACGAACGCGTCGAGGTGACCGTCGTCAACGGCAGAGGGGAACGCGGGGCCCCGTTCCCCTGGGCGCGCCTCGGGGCCCGCGCCCTGCGCGAGCACGCGGCCGGTGCCGGCTGGACCGCGGCCCGGCAGTGGACGACGGCCGGGCGCAGCTTCGTCGAACTGCGCGGCCCCGCTCAGCGGCGCGGGACCTGA
- a CDS encoding glycosyltransferase family 2 protein, with protein MTVVTTDVVLPCLNEAGALPWVLERVPAGWRAIVVDNGSTDGSAVIARELGATVVHEDRRGFGAACHAGLLAAEADIVCFCDCDASLDPGLLVPFVRAVAEGEADLVLGRRRPAGRGAFPAHARAGNLALSWMLHRRTGLRLHDLGPLRAARREGLLELGLTDRRSGYPLQMVVRAADAGWRVREEDVPYLPRTGKSKVTGTWRGTWQAVHDMRRVLGEAGGAP; from the coding sequence GTGACAGTCGTGACCACTGACGTCGTACTTCCCTGTCTGAACGAGGCCGGGGCACTGCCCTGGGTCCTCGAACGCGTCCCCGCCGGATGGCGTGCCATCGTCGTCGACAACGGCTCCACCGACGGATCCGCCGTCATCGCCCGGGAGTTGGGGGCGACCGTCGTACATGAGGATCGGCGCGGATTCGGGGCCGCCTGCCACGCGGGGCTGCTGGCCGCGGAGGCGGACATCGTGTGCTTCTGCGACTGTGACGCCTCCCTGGATCCCGGACTCCTCGTCCCCTTCGTCCGTGCCGTGGCGGAGGGCGAGGCCGACCTGGTGCTGGGCCGGCGACGGCCCGCCGGGCGGGGGGCGTTCCCGGCGCACGCTCGCGCGGGGAACCTCGCGCTTTCCTGGATGCTGCACCGGCGAACCGGACTGCGGCTCCACGATCTGGGTCCGCTCCGGGCGGCACGCCGCGAGGGGCTGCTGGAGCTGGGTCTGACGGACCGTCGCAGCGGCTATCCGCTGCAGATGGTGGTGCGCGCCGCTGATGCCGGCTGGCGGGTGCGGGAGGAGGACGTGCCCTACCTGCCCCGGACCGGCAAGTCGAAGGTGACCGGAACCTGGCGGGGCACCTGGCAGGCGGTGCACGACATGCGCCGGGTGCTGGGCGAGGCGGGTGGTGCACCGTGA
- a CDS encoding AMP-binding protein → MTLSYTHGTGTVPLLGDTIGRSLARVIEAHPEREALVDVPSGRRWTYAELGADVDELARALLARGVAKGDRVGIWAVNCPEWVLVQYATARIGAIMVNINPAYRAHEVEYVLNQSGISLLVASLSHKTSDYRAIVDEVRGNCPELRSVHYIGDDSWTALVSSASAAGPDELDARAAELSCDDPVNIQYTSGTTGFPKGATLSHHNILNNGYFVGEMIAYTEEDRVCLPVPFYHCFGMVMGNLGATSHGACIVIPAPSFDPAAALRAVQQERCTSLYGVPTMFIAELNLPDFATYDLSSLRTGIMAGSPCPVEVMKRVVSEMNMAEVSICYGMTETSPVSTQTRRDDDLERRTGTVGRVLPHIEVKVVDPVDGVTVPRGEAGELCTRGYSVMLGYWNEPEKTAEAVDAGRWMHTGDLAVIREDGYVQIVGRIKDMIIRGGENVYPREIEEFLYGHPKIADVQVVGVPDERYGEEILACVIPRDPADPPTLEDITAFCRERLAHYKIPRRLEILDTFPMTVSGKVRKVELRTAYGH, encoded by the coding sequence ATGACCCTGTCCTACACGCACGGCACGGGCACCGTCCCGCTCCTGGGCGACACGATCGGCCGCAGTCTGGCCCGGGTGATCGAGGCGCACCCGGAGCGGGAGGCGCTCGTCGACGTCCCGTCCGGGCGACGCTGGACCTACGCGGAACTCGGCGCGGACGTCGACGAGCTGGCCCGGGCCCTGCTCGCACGCGGTGTCGCCAAGGGCGACCGGGTCGGCATCTGGGCCGTGAACTGTCCGGAATGGGTGCTCGTCCAGTACGCCACGGCGCGCATCGGCGCGATCATGGTGAACATCAACCCCGCGTACCGCGCCCACGAGGTGGAGTACGTCCTGAACCAGTCGGGGATCTCCCTGCTGGTCGCCTCGCTCTCGCACAAGACGAGCGACTACCGCGCGATCGTCGACGAGGTCCGCGGCAACTGCCCGGAGCTGCGGTCGGTGCACTACATCGGCGACGACAGCTGGACCGCACTGGTGTCGTCGGCGTCCGCCGCCGGGCCGGACGAACTGGACGCCCGTGCGGCGGAGTTGTCCTGCGACGACCCGGTCAACATCCAGTACACCTCGGGCACCACCGGCTTCCCCAAGGGCGCGACCCTCTCGCACCACAACATCCTCAACAACGGCTATTTCGTGGGCGAGATGATCGCCTACACCGAGGAGGACCGGGTCTGTCTGCCCGTGCCGTTCTACCACTGCTTCGGCATGGTCATGGGAAACCTCGGCGCCACCTCGCACGGTGCCTGCATCGTCATCCCCGCACCGTCCTTCGACCCGGCCGCCGCACTCCGCGCGGTGCAGCAGGAGCGCTGCACGTCTCTCTACGGCGTCCCGACGATGTTCATCGCCGAGCTGAACCTCCCGGACTTCGCGACGTACGACCTGAGTTCGCTGCGCACCGGCATCATGGCGGGCTCCCCGTGCCCGGTGGAGGTGATGAAGCGGGTCGTCTCGGAGATGAACATGGCGGAGGTGTCCATCTGCTACGGGATGACGGAGACCTCCCCGGTGTCCACCCAGACCCGGCGCGACGACGACCTGGAGCGCCGCACCGGCACCGTCGGCCGGGTGCTGCCCCACATCGAGGTCAAGGTCGTCGACCCGGTCGACGGGGTGACCGTCCCCCGGGGCGAGGCGGGCGAGCTGTGCACCCGGGGCTACAGCGTGATGCTCGGCTACTGGAACGAGCCGGAGAAGACGGCGGAGGCCGTCGACGCCGGACGCTGGATGCACACGGGGGACCTGGCCGTGATCCGCGAGGACGGGTACGTCCAGATCGTCGGCAGGATCAAGGACATGATCATCCGCGGTGGGGAGAACGTGTACCCGCGTGAGATCGAGGAGTTCCTGTACGGCCATCCGAAGATCGCCGACGTCCAGGTGGTCGGCGTCCCCGACGAGAGGTACGGCGAGGAGATCCTGGCCTGTGTCATCCCGCGGGACCCGGCCGACCCGCCGACCCTGGAGGACATCACCGCGTTCTGCCGGGAACGGCTGGCCCACTACAAGATCCCCCGCCGGCTGGAGATCCTCGACACCTTCCCGATGACCGTCAGCGGCAAGGTGCGGAAGGTGGAACTGCGCACGGCGTACGGGCACTGA
- a CDS encoding AMP-binding protein, with protein MTSGDETARFREARDFLLRHREDYAAAYEGFAWPRFERFNWALDWFDAIADGNDRPALHIAEEDGTSTVLSFDALRHRSDRAANWLRQQGVRAGDRILVMLGNQAELWETALAAMKLRAVVIPATPLLGPVDLRDRIERGRVRHVIVRTDDTAKFDEVPGAYTRIAVGGGATGWLPYEEAYAAPEAFGPDGPTRAGDPLMLYFTSGTTARPKLVEHTHVSYPVGHLATMYWIGLKPGDVHLNISSPGWAKHAWSNLFAPWNAEATVFVHNYTRFDAARLMAEMDRSGVTAFCAPPTVWRMLIQADLTRLRTPPREVVAAGEPLNPEVIEAVRRAWGVTIRDGFGQTETAVQVSNSPGQLVKAGSMGRPSPGYRVELLDPVSGKPGADEGEIALDLAADPVGVMTGYHGDPDRTAEVMAGGHYRTGDIGARDSDGYITYVGRADDVFKASDYKISPFELESALLEHDAVAEAAVVPAPDPVRLAVPKAYVVLAEGWEPDADTARRIFEHSRSVLAPYKRIRRLEFAELPKTVSGKIRRIELRERTAQGSPAEYDEGDLR; from the coding sequence ATGACGTCAGGCGACGAGACGGCGAGGTTCCGGGAGGCCCGGGACTTCCTGCTCCGGCACCGGGAGGACTACGCGGCGGCATACGAGGGCTTCGCCTGGCCCCGGTTCGAGCGCTTCAACTGGGCGCTGGACTGGTTCGACGCGATCGCCGACGGCAACGACCGCCCGGCGCTGCACATCGCCGAGGAGGACGGGACCTCCACCGTGCTCTCGTTCGACGCGCTGAGGCACCGCTCGGACCGGGCCGCGAACTGGCTCCGGCAGCAGGGCGTCCGCGCCGGCGACCGCATCCTGGTGATGCTCGGCAACCAGGCCGAGCTGTGGGAGACCGCCCTCGCCGCGATGAAGCTCAGGGCGGTCGTCATCCCCGCCACGCCGCTGCTCGGCCCGGTCGACCTGCGGGACCGGATCGAGCGCGGCCGGGTCCGGCACGTGATCGTCCGCACCGACGACACGGCGAAGTTCGACGAGGTGCCCGGCGCGTACACCAGGATCGCCGTCGGCGGTGGCGCCACCGGCTGGCTGCCCTACGAGGAGGCCTACGCGGCGCCGGAGGCCTTCGGGCCCGACGGTCCCACCCGCGCCGGGGACCCGCTGATGCTCTACTTCACCTCCGGCACCACCGCCCGGCCCAAGCTCGTCGAGCACACGCACGTGTCCTACCCCGTCGGGCATCTGGCCACCATGTACTGGATCGGCCTGAAACCCGGGGACGTCCATCTGAACATCTCCTCGCCCGGCTGGGCCAAGCACGCCTGGTCCAACCTCTTCGCTCCGTGGAACGCCGAGGCGACGGTCTTCGTCCACAACTACACGCGTTTCGACGCGGCCCGGCTGATGGCGGAGATGGACCGGTCCGGCGTCACCGCCTTCTGCGCGCCCCCGACGGTGTGGCGCATGCTGATCCAGGCGGACCTGACCCGGCTGCGCACCCCGCCGCGCGAGGTCGTCGCCGCCGGCGAGCCCCTCAATCCCGAGGTCATCGAGGCCGTGCGGCGGGCCTGGGGCGTGACCATCCGAGACGGCTTCGGCCAGACCGAGACGGCCGTCCAGGTCTCCAACAGCCCGGGCCAGCTGGTGAAGGCCGGCTCGATGGGCCGCCCCAGCCCCGGGTACCGCGTGGAGCTCCTCGACCCGGTCAGCGGGAAGCCGGGCGCGGACGAGGGAGAGATCGCGCTCGACCTGGCGGCCGATCCGGTGGGGGTCATGACCGGCTACCACGGCGACCCGGACCGCACGGCCGAGGTGATGGCGGGCGGTCACTACCGCACCGGCGACATCGGCGCGCGCGACTCCGACGGCTACATCACGTACGTCGGCCGCGCCGACGACGTCTTCAAGGCCTCGGACTACAAGATCTCGCCGTTCGAGCTGGAGAGCGCGCTCCTGGAGCACGACGCCGTCGCGGAGGCGGCGGTCGTGCCCGCGCCCGACCCGGTGCGGCTCGCCGTCCCCAAGGCGTACGTGGTGCTCGCGGAGGGCTGGGAGCCGGACGCCGACACCGCCCGCCGGATCTTCGAGCACTCACGGTCGGTCCTCGCGCCGTACAAGCGCATCCGGCGGCTGGAGTTCGCCGAACTGCCGAAGACCGTCTCCGGGAAGATCCGCAGAATCGAGCTCCGTGAGCGCACCGCTCAGGGCTCCCCGGCCGAGTACGACGAGGGGGACCTGCGATGA
- a CDS encoding TIGR04282 family arsenosugar biosynthesis glycosyltransferase yields the protein MTTLLVIAKEPVPGRVKTRLCPPYSPAQAALLAEAALADTLAVVAGLPAERRVLVLDGTARDWLPAGFDVVPQGAGPLDERLAAAFSLCAGPALLVGMDTPQLSAALLAPALAPRAWHEHDAWFGPAADGGFWALGLASPDPELLRGVPMSVPETGAAQRRRLVDAGLRVGDLPTLRDMDTAEDARLVAREAAGSRFAAVYARLVPAAPGPARADGFRTGSSAARPGDGPSPAGPR from the coding sequence GTGACCACGCTTCTCGTCATCGCCAAGGAACCGGTACCGGGCCGGGTGAAGACACGGCTGTGTCCTCCGTACAGCCCGGCGCAGGCCGCGCTCCTGGCCGAGGCCGCGCTGGCCGACACCCTTGCCGTGGTCGCCGGACTTCCCGCGGAGCGACGTGTGCTCGTCCTGGACGGAACGGCCCGCGACTGGCTGCCGGCGGGATTCGACGTCGTGCCCCAGGGCGCCGGCCCGCTCGACGAGCGGCTGGCCGCGGCGTTCTCCCTGTGTGCGGGCCCGGCGCTGCTCGTGGGCATGGACACCCCGCAACTCTCGGCGGCCCTCCTCGCTCCTGCGCTCGCGCCGCGGGCGTGGCACGAGCACGACGCCTGGTTCGGGCCCGCCGCCGACGGCGGATTCTGGGCGCTGGGACTGGCCTCGCCGGATCCGGAACTGCTGCGCGGAGTACCCATGTCCGTGCCGGAGACCGGAGCCGCACAGCGTCGCCGGCTGGTCGACGCCGGGCTGCGCGTGGGCGACCTGCCGACCCTGCGCGACATGGACACCGCCGAGGACGCGCGGCTGGTGGCCCGGGAGGCGGCGGGAAGCCGGTTCGCGGCCGTGTACGCACGGCTGGTCCCGGCGGCCCCCGGGCCGGCCCGCGCGGACGGGTTCCGTACCGGGTCATCCGCCGCACGGCCCGGTGACGGCCCTTCGCCTGCGGGTCCTCGATGA
- a CDS encoding molybdopterin-dependent oxidoreductase has translation MRPRLRPPSFSGRLHDARTATVLGRCLGLAIAVCFLTGLVSHYLQHPPGWLANELPPRPVWGYRLTQGLHVASGLAAVPLLLAKLWAVYPRLWVWPAVRSLGHGLERLSVGVLVAAAVFQLFTGLLNIAEWYPWPFSFVPVHFAVAWLVAGAVLLHVAVKAPQIRDHWGRRSPGTLALPPEDAPDRRSLLVAVGAAVAAVTVTTVGQAFTPLKRLDLLAPRHPGIGPQGLPVNRTAAAAGVTAAMVRDWRLEVRGPRRYTLTLDELRALPQTEAVLPIACVEGWSVSAHWRGVRVRDLLERAGAAPDAGLRVVSMEARGAYRVMEMGREYAHDPSTLLALALNGRVLSADHGFPARIIAPNRPGVLQTKWVTRLEVL, from the coding sequence ATGAGACCGCGACTTCGGCCACCGTCCTTCTCCGGCAGACTCCACGACGCCCGAACGGCCACTGTCCTCGGCCGCTGTCTGGGCTTGGCGATCGCCGTGTGTTTCCTCACCGGCCTCGTCAGCCACTACCTGCAGCATCCGCCCGGATGGCTCGCGAACGAGCTGCCGCCGCGGCCGGTGTGGGGCTATCGGCTGACCCAGGGGCTCCACGTCGCCTCGGGCCTGGCGGCCGTCCCGCTGCTCCTCGCCAAGCTCTGGGCGGTGTACCCGCGGCTGTGGGTGTGGCCGGCGGTGCGCTCCCTCGGGCACGGGCTGGAACGGCTCTCGGTGGGGGTACTGGTCGCGGCGGCCGTGTTCCAGCTGTTCACCGGGCTGTTGAACATCGCCGAGTGGTATCCGTGGCCGTTCTCGTTCGTACCGGTCCACTTCGCCGTCGCCTGGCTGGTCGCCGGTGCGGTGCTGCTGCACGTGGCCGTCAAGGCGCCGCAGATCAGGGACCACTGGGGGCGGAGATCGCCCGGCACGCTCGCGCTGCCGCCGGAGGACGCCCCGGACCGCAGGTCGCTGCTCGTGGCCGTCGGCGCGGCGGTGGCCGCCGTGACCGTGACCACCGTGGGCCAGGCGTTCACGCCGCTGAAGAGACTCGATCTGCTGGCACCGAGACATCCCGGGATCGGCCCTCAGGGCCTGCCGGTCAATCGGACGGCAGCCGCCGCGGGCGTCACCGCCGCGATGGTCCGGGACTGGCGCCTGGAGGTGCGGGGACCGCGCCGCTACACGCTGACCCTGGACGAGTTGCGGGCGCTTCCGCAGACCGAGGCCGTCCTGCCGATCGCCTGTGTCGAGGGATGGAGCGTCTCGGCGCACTGGCGAGGCGTACGCGTCCGCGATCTGTTGGAGCGTGCGGGCGCCGCCCCTGACGCGGGGCTGCGGGTGGTGTCCATGGAGGCGCGCGGCGCGTACCGCGTGATGGAGATGGGCCGCGAGTACGCCCACGACCCGTCGACCCTGCTGGCCCTCGCCCTCAACGGCCGGGTGCTGTCGGCCGACCACGGTTTCCCGGCACGGATCATCGCCCCGAACCGCCCCGGTGTCCTGCAGACGAAGTGGGTCACCCGGCTGGAGGTCCTGTGA